Proteins encoded in a region of the Rutidosis leptorrhynchoides isolate AG116_Rl617_1_P2 chromosome 9, CSIRO_AGI_Rlap_v1, whole genome shotgun sequence genome:
- the LOC139867033 gene encoding AP2-like ethylene-responsive transcription factor ANT: MDRYIYYGENGTTFFSPLTVMPLKSDGSLCILEALSSSHSQGMMPNSSPKFEDFLGVAHDYGSHERETMALSLDSLYPEPRWLYPEPIPCQPNNNMYQVHEEEEEEEETSTVGKHMNSWVHVSQPPSQLQYASDQTTYTSLNSHHNNPIMNTTMVDGNVQSLSLSMSPGSQSSSCVTDKFLVVETKKRDASKVQKLPVHRKSLDTFGQRTSQFRGVTRHRWTGRYEAHLWDNSCKKEGQTRKGRQGGYDMEEKAARAYDMAALKYWGSATHINFPLEDYHQELETMKSMNRQEFVAHLRRKSSGFSRGASIYRGVTRHHQHGRWQARIGRVAGNKDLYLGTFSTQEEAAEAYDVAAIKFRGVNAVTNFDVSRYDVERIVTSTTLLAGELARRKKTVPTTDQHSDQLANIDHQQPSTTLEVLNENLIKSPNNQQQHSNPSSLVTSLRCSREESPDGISATMAVAATATTGDVSSSWVSSGHYPAFAAWADA, from the exons atggaTAGATACATTTATTATGGTGAAAATGGGACTACTTTCTTCTCACCATTGACTGTTATGCCCCTAAAATCTGATGGTTCTCTTTGTATCTTGGAAGCTCTTTCTTCTTCACATTCACAAG GGATGATGCCAAATTCTTCACCTAAGTTTGAAGACTTTTTAGGGGTGGCTCATGACTATGGAAGCCATGAGAGAGAAACCATGGCTTTAAGCTTAGATAGCTTGTACCCTGAACCAAGATGGTTGTACCCTGAACCAATTCCATGTCAACCTAATAATAACATGTACCAAgttcatgaagaagaagaagaagaagaagaaactagtactGTTGGTAAACACATGAACTCATGGGTTCATGTTTCTCAACCACCATCACAACTACAGTATGCATCAGATCAAACCACTTATACTTCACTTAACAGCCATCATAATAACCCAATAATGAACACCACCATGGTTGATGGTAATGTGCAGTCACTGAGTTTGTCCATGAGTCCTGGTTCTCAGTCAAGCAGCTGTGTAACTGATAAGTTTTTGGTAGTTGAAACAAAGAAGAGAGATGCTAGTAAAGTTCAAAAACTGCCTGTTCATAGGAAATCACTTGATACTTTTGGTCAAAGAACCTCTCAGTTTAGAGGTGTCACAAG GCATAGGTGGACTGGAAGATATGAAGCACATTTATGGGATAATAGTTGCAAAAAAGAAGGCCAAACCAGAAAAGGAAGACAAG GTGGCTATGATATGGAAGAAAAAGCAGCTCGAGCATACGACATGGCTGCGCTTAAATATTGGGGTTCTGCGACTCATATCAACTTCCCT CTTGAGGACTACCATCAGGAACTCGAGACCATGAAGTCCATGAATCGCCAAGAATTTGTAGCTCACTTACGAAG AAAGAGCAGTGGATTTTCTAGGGGCGCTTCGATTTATCGTGGTGTTACAAG GCATCATCAGCATGGAAGATGGCAAGCACGAATCGGTCGTGTGGCCGGAAACAAGGATCTTTACCTTGGTACCTTCA GTACTCAAGAGGAAGCAGCCGAGGCTTATGATGTTGCAGCGATCAAGTTTCGTGGTGTGAATGCTGTCACAAACTTTGATGTTTCTCGATACGACGTTGAACGAATCGTTACGAGCACCACTTTACTTGCCGGAGAGCTAGCCAGACGAAAGAAAACGGTTCCAACAACTGACCAACATTCTGATCAGCTAGCCAACATTGATCATCAACAACCATCAACAACTCTTGAAGTACTTAATGAGAATTTAATAAAGAGCCCTAACAATCAGCAACAACATTCGAACCCTTCGTCCTTGGTAACGAGTTTGAGGTGCTCAAGAGAAGAAAGCCCAGATGGAATAAGTGCAACAATGGCTGTTGCTGCTACTGCAACTACTGGAGATGTGAGTTCTTCATGGGTGTCTTCAGGACACTATCCAGCCTTTGCTGCATGGGCTGATGCTTAA